From Ignavibacterium sp.:
CCGATCCTTTTGCTCAAAAAGAAAAAGCACTTTTGTTTTTACTTATTTATGTTTTCCTTTTTATAACAGGTCCGGGGAAGTATTCGTTAAATCGGATTATTAAGCTTAAATCGTCGAACAGGTTTATTAAGTTTCTTTCCGAATAATCTTCGAAAAAAAAATTATTTTTTGCCGAACTTTCGTTTAAGCTTTATCTCTGTAGAAATAATAAGAAAAGCAACCAGGGTGAAAATTATTAATAGACTGAACCACACCTGATAATCGTTTGATATATTTGGAAGCAATAAAAAAATAAGACCAAATATTATCATTATTACTCCAACCCAAATTGAAACTTTAGCAGAATATTTCTGTGCAAAGTCCCATGCTTCCTGTGAACGCATTGATGAGCTTGTCCGGTAACCGTAGAGTAAGTTAATTTTCTTCGGAGGAAATTTTATTTGAACTATTCCCGCAAACAGAAATATTAGTCCGCATAAACCAAGTATTATAAATCCCGCACTTAAAAAGAATTGCATAAAGTTTCTCTGTTTTAATCGAAATAGGGTCGTTTATACTGTGGAATTTCGGGATACATTTTCAGAAGTTCATCCTTAATTTTTGTCAGCAATATTATCTGATTCAAAATCTGGTTGTTGAATTCAGGGCAATGCTCGTGCAGATTATTAAGTGCTGACAGGCAATTTGTTACTGCGATGTATAACAACTTTCCGGTAACATAAAGTTCTTCTTCATTTGCTTCTTTAAAATCTTCGTCCTTCTCAGCAAGATAATCTTCGTGAGCATGAATAAGCCGTTTGGTTTTAACAAAAACCTGCGGTGAATACCAACCGAGAACAGAAAGACTCTCCTGTATTTCTTTCAGTTCATTTGTCAAATTTCCAGTAATAACAGCTTCGTTTATTTGAGGGTTGTAGTAATCAAAAATTTCTTCCATTTCATTCATTGATTTTGTAAAATCTTCTGCAAGATTATTTATCTGGTAAGAATTAAAATCGGGCTCTGGCGGTAATTCCCCAGATTTAATATCTTCAGGATCAATATTCATCTCTTCGAGTTTTTCCATAAGCATTTGCATAGCCAGGTTAAGATTTTCTTCAACATCTTTCATAACTACTTCAGGATCGTTAGGATTTTTGTCATCCAAAATGTGCTGAATGTTTTTCTCAGCATCGGATTGAAACAGACGACAGCGATCAGTGTAATTACACTTTTCACACCAGCGGTCGCAATAGTTGTAAATTCCCGGAATAAAATTTTCTTCGTTCATTTCAGTAAAAAATTTATGTGATAATTGCTTTGAGATATTTATTTATATAATTATCAATGTTCTTCAGCTTATACTGCATAATGTATCTTGGATGTTCAACAATTATAATCTTTTTGAAAAAATTATGTTCATCATTTAATGCTTTAAAGTATGCTGCATTTTTCTTTCCGAGTAAAATTGCAAAATCTTTTCTTGCGCCAAACTTAATTTGCGAATTAATGTTTTTCACGATATCAACTTTAAGTCGCTCAGCAAGAACTTTGTCATCATAGTAATTATAATTTTTTCCGTTTTTAATTAAAGCGAAAGGGTAAAGTGCAGTTAAAAATACTTTGGAGAAAAATTTTTTTACTCCGCCAGATTGGTTAGCAACAGAATAAATAAATTTACTTGAAAGCTCTTTCTGATTTCCAAGATTATTTTTAATTCCACATTCCTCCCCAAGTGCCACAGGATCAGTAAAAGAAATTCCGGTTAACCCACCACCAAATCTCCCGGGATTTATACCGATGATAAAAATTCTTTCATTGTCATCATTATAAAATTTAAGATAGAATTCTCTGATAATCTTTTTTACTTCGGGTGATGAATAGGGATTCATCACTTCTGTTTGATTAAAATTTATTTCCGGTGCTTTCAGACCTGAAAAATATTTTATTGCTTTATCAGCAAAAGTCATAAAGAAAATTGATTTGTTAGTACAAGATGAAATTTATTAAAAATTAATCTGAGCAGATAATAATAAAAAAGCGCTCACGGATAAAGAGAGCGCTTGAAATATTTTGCATTAAAATAAGTTCTTAGCTTTTCGGCTTTGCTTCGCTAACTATTATGTTGCGGCCTTTAACTTCAGAGCCATTTAATGCATTGATTGCTGCAGAAGCTTCAGCTTCGGTTTCGAATTCAACAAAACCAAAACCTTTAGATCTGCGGGTCTGTTTATCGGTTACAACTTTTGCTGAAGCAACTTTACCGTATGGTTCAAATAAAGTTTTTAATTCAGCATCGTTAACCGACCAGGGAAGACTTCCCACGAACAATTTGGTACTCACTTAACGAACCTTTAATTAATTGAACAAAAAAGCGCCTTTATGACGCCAAGAAAAAATAATACTCTTATTGTTCGAAACAAAATTAATTTTTTGGTTTTTACTGAATTAAAAGGTTGATTGTATCAGAAAGATTTTCGTGCGGAATTACCTTTATTTTAGGGTTTTGCTTCAATCCTCTTGAATTTGCCTGAGGAATTATTACCGTATTAAAACCAAGTTTTTCTGCTTCCTGAATTCGCTTTTCAATATTTCCAACACTTCTTAATTCGCCACCGAGACCAACTTCACCGATTACAATTGTCTGACTGTCAATCACTTTCTCCGAAAGACTTGATGCTATGCTTAAACAAACTGCAAGGTCTGCTGCCGGTTCAGTTATTTTAATTCCGCCAGCAACATTTATAAATACATTTGCTGATGAAACTTTCACCAGAGCTCTTTTCTCAAGTACTGCTAATAAGATGGACAATCTTCTTTGATCAAATCCATTTGAAACACGCTGGGGATAACCATACATTGAAGGTGTTACCAACGCCTGAACTTCGAGTAGTATCGGACGGCTTCCTTCAATTGTTGAAGTTACAACCGAGCCGGGAGTTTGTTTTTCTCTTTCGCTTAAAAACAGTTCGCTCGGATTTTTTACCTCTCTGAGACCATCTTCACGCATTTCGAAAACACCGATTTCATTTGTGCTGCCAAATCTGTTTTTCTGTGATCTTAAAATTCTGAATGAG
This genomic window contains:
- a CDS encoding SdpI family protein: MQFFLSAGFIILGLCGLIFLFAGIVQIKFPPKKINLLYGYRTSSSMRSQEAWDFAQKYSAKVSIWVGVIMIIFGLIFLLLPNISNDYQVWFSLLIIFTLVAFLIISTEIKLKRKFGKK
- a CDS encoding uracil-DNA glycosylase family protein — its product is MTFADKAIKYFSGLKAPEINFNQTEVMNPYSSPEVKKIIREFYLKFYNDDNERIFIIGINPGRFGGGLTGISFTDPVALGEECGIKNNLGNQKELSSKFIYSVANQSGGVKKFFSKVFLTALYPFALIKNGKNYNYYDDKVLAERLKVDIVKNINSQIKFGARKDFAILLGKKNAAYFKALNDEHNFFKKIIIVEHPRYIMQYKLKNIDNYINKYLKAIIT
- a CDS encoding RNA-binding protein; its protein translation is MSTKLFVGSLPWSVNDAELKTLFEPYGKVASAKVVTDKQTRRSKGFGFVEFETEAEASAAINALNGSEVKGRNIIVSEAKPKS